From one Halosimplex rubrum genomic stretch:
- the ahaH gene encoding ATP synthase archaeal subunit H: MPRPEVLDRVKDAEQEADEIVAEAEEDAEETIAEARERADEIREQAREAADAEAEERLEDAREEIETERERILEEGAEEREALEARAEEREEAVVEYVVTQFEEAVNVQT; the protein is encoded by the coding sequence ATGCCAAGGCCAGAGGTTCTCGACCGAGTCAAAGACGCCGAACAGGAGGCGGACGAGATCGTCGCCGAGGCCGAGGAGGACGCCGAGGAGACGATCGCCGAGGCCCGCGAGCGGGCCGACGAGATCCGCGAGCAGGCCCGCGAAGCGGCCGACGCGGAGGCCGAAGAGCGTCTCGAGGACGCGCGCGAAGAGATCGAGACCGAGCGCGAACGCATCCTCGAAGAGGGTGCCGAGGAGCGTGAGGCGCTCGAGGCGCGCGCCGAGGAACGCGAGGAGGCGGTCGTCGAGTACGTCGTGACACAGTTCGAGGAGGCGGTGAATGTTCAGACCTAA